The sequence below is a genomic window from uncultured Fretibacterium sp..
TCCGACCACAGCACGGGGCTGAAGGTCTGCGCATAGAGCGCCGCCTTGATGTCGGCAACCGTCGACACGGGCCTCGCGCTCACGTTGGCCACGATCGGCCAGCCCGGATCGGACCATGCGTACGTCTCGAACTGGGCCTTGAGCTTCTCGGCCGCCGGCATCATCAGGCGGCTGTGGAACGGGGCGCTGACGTTCAGCATCACGGCCTTGCGGGCCCCGCGGGCCTTGGCGGCGGCAACCGCCCTGTCGACGTACTCCGCGATGCCCGAGATGACCACCTGCCCCGGCGAGTTGAAGTTGGCCGCCTGGCACTCCTCGTTGGGAGCGACCTCCCGGCACACCGCGATGACATCGGCGGGCTCCAGCCCCATGACCGCGGCCATCGCCCCAACGCCCTCCGGCGCGGACTCCTGCATCCAGCGGCCCCGCTTGTTCACCAGATCCACCGCGTCGCGGAACGCCAGGACGCCCGAGGCCACCAGGGCCGTGTACTCGCCCAGGCTGTGCCCGGCCCCGCAGGCGGGGGAGGGCTTCACATCCAGCTCGTTCTCCAGGGCCCGGAGCGCGGCGACGCTCGTCGTCATGATGGCGGGCTGCGTGTTGGCCGTGAGCTTGAGGGTCTCGTCCGGCCCCTCGAAGATCAGCCTCGTAAGATGCTGGGACAGAGCGTCGTCGGCCTCGTCGAAGACGGCCCTGGCCGAGGGGAAGGCCTCGTAGAGGGCCTTGCCCATCCCCACCTCCTGAGCCCCCTGTCCGGGAAAACACAGTGCGTATTTCATATGAGTCGGTACCTCCCAAATGTCACAATCGCTCGTCGTCCCTTACGGGC
It includes:
- the fabD gene encoding ACP S-malonyltransferase — its product is MKYALCFPGQGAQEVGMGKALYEAFPSARAVFDEADDALSQHLTRLIFEGPDETLKLTANTQPAIMTTSVAALRALENELDVKPSPACGAGHSLGEYTALVASGVLAFRDAVDLVNKRGRWMQESAPEGVGAMAAVMGLEPADVIAVCREVAPNEECQAANFNSPGQVVISGIAEYVDRAVAAAKARGARKAVMLNVSAPFHSRLMMPAAEKLKAQFETYAWSDPGWPIVANVSARPVSTVADIKAALYAQTFSPVLWSDSVAFMADDGVDTFLELGPGEVLCGLNKRVRKGLNLMAAGTPETLEAMAAALRSA